The region ATTTGTTACTTCAATGTTTGTTCCTACGCCTTCTGCATATTTAATTTTTACCACCCTTGAAACATTCGTTGCTAAGTCCATATTTTTCTGCTGTACTTCAAGTGTTCTGATAGCGTTGTTTACAGTAATTTCGCTCTGCCTCACCTGCATATCGATTGTATTCTTCAGTGCGATCATTAAATTTTCTGTCTTTCTCAATTCCAGTTTCTTTTGCTGTCCCTTATAATGTTTACCAAAACCATCAAAAATAGGGATATTCATATTTACACCTAAAAGAGCATATGAATACCATTTATATTGAAACAGATTCACAAATTTTACATCTTGTCTGGTATAGCCACCTGTAGCAAAAGCTGAAATACTTGGATAGTAACCCGCTTTTACATTTTTTAGATCCAGATTCTGTAAAATTTTCTGATTTTCCAATAAAGCATATTCGATTCTTTCGTTATAATTAGCTTTAGTTCCCTTTAGTAAAACACTTTCTGAACTATTTAAAGCGAGTGTATCAGATGCATTGATGGGTTCCTCAATCGGCATTCCCATTTGGAACTTAAGTAGCATTTTACTGATGTCTAATCCTGAATCAAACTTAGTTTTATCAGAAAGCAAATTGTTCAGGCTCACTTCAAGACGATCTAAATCTATTTTCTCAATAAATCCGTTGGCATACATTTGTCTGGATTGGCGAACCGTAGAATCCAATGTGGCAATGCTGCTATTAAGTCTCATGATTCTTTCCTGAGTAATCAATACCAGATAATAAGCTTTGGTAACATTATCTACGGTCTGAATTCTGGACTGTTGAATTGACTTTTGCGCAAGACTCTGATAAGCTTTAGCAGCTTTCAATCCTACGAAATAAGAACCATCAAATAATAGCTGACTAATGGTAGCTCCAGCATCTCCTGAGCTCGGCAACTGGAAGATATTTTTTGCGACCAAAACATCTCCACTAACCTCACCACCACCAGTGCCAAATGATGCAGCTAATGGGATTGGATCTAGCAAAAAACATATTACGCAGCTTTGAATTTTCGATCATCGATACTGTACCGCTGATCTGAGGCAAACCTACAGCCTGGATTTCTCCGACTCTTGCCTTTGCTATCTCTGCATCCAGAGAAGTGTTCAGATATGTAGACTGATGCTCCAATGCATAATCTATACATTGTTTCAGTGTATAACTGCTATCCGTTTGCGCAAACCCTCTTGTTACGCTACAGAGAAAAGTAAGTAGAAAAATGTACCTTGCTTTCATATAAATGTATTTCAATCTTCTTCCTGGATTTTTTTGTATTGGTTAATTAATTTATGTCCTTTTAATGTGCAGATTCCATGAAGGAAATAGTCAATGAACTGAATCTGCAGCTCCTGAATCGGGAATTGTAGCGGAGGAAAAACGGCGATATCAAACCCAAGCTGAATTTCTTCAATCCTAAGTCTTGCAATCATTTCCACATTGATATCCTGTCTGAAAAGACCCTGAGCCTTACCTTTATTCAATATATCTATAATGTATACCTTAAGGCATTTTTCCTTATGATCAACCCAGCTTTTATAAGCCTTTGGAAAGTATCTTTCTACCTCAAAAAGTATAATCGAATTTATATTCCTGAATGAATCTCTAATATACTCAGACAATTTTATCAGCTCATCGATGGGATCGGCAGCCTGATCTGCTATATGAAGATAGCTTTGCTGCCTTTCCTGTAAATGATTGTTAATCACTTCACAAACAAGCTCATTCTTATCTTTATAATACTGATAAATGGTTTTTTTGGAGATTCCAAGATTCCTCGCAATCTCATCCATTGTGATGATTTTCACACCGTAACTCAGAAAAAACTCTTCTGCACCTTTTACTATTCGTTCTTTCATTTCAATGGCATTATTTACTACACAAAACTACGGAAACTTTCAAAAGACCCAAAGTTTCCGTGGTTTATTTTTTAAAAAAAATGCTAATAATTGATTTTGAATACAGAAGGAATATTAAATTAGTCTTTAAAGTAATTGAGCTGATTTAAAGAGAAATTGCTAAAAGGCAGGGATAATTCTGAATGTTTGACTTGAATAGTATTAAGGAGCCGATTTTTGTTTTGGATTCTGACGGAAAACTCATTGAAAAGAATGAAGCCGGAAACGATAAATTAACCTTATTTTTCAAAGAAGGTAATCTCAAAAAGCCCTTGCAGCACCTCTTTAACCTGAGTCTCAAAGAGAATACTTCCAAAGGGATTCAACTTTGGGATAATTCGAATTACCTTATTTCTTTCCAAAGAGTCAATGAAAACCGGCTGATTGCACAATTCAGTCTTTTGCCCAAAGAAATTACAGAGAGCCATTTTTCAAAACAAAAAATTAATTTTCAGGAAATCATAGACAACCTTCCCCTCAATTTATATCTTAAAAATCCTTTAGGAGAAATCATCTATATCAATCCTTATTTTCAAAAGTCAAAATCAGGATTAAACAAAAATTTTCTTGGCCTCACGGTTATCGATTATATGGACAAAGAAACTGCAAGAAAGATTCAGGCTGAAGAAAAAGAAATATGGAGAACAGGTCATCCCAGGATGACAGAAAAAAATATGATTATAGATGGACAGTCTAAATCATTTCTTATAGGTAAGGTTCCGGCAGAATTTCCTGATCTTGGCAAAGTTCTTTTATGCTATAGCATTGATATCACTGAACAAAAGGAAACCTCTGAAACCCTAAAAAAAGAGAAAGAACTTGCAGAGGCCTCTTCTAAGGCCAAAGAGCAATTTATTTCGGTCATAAGTCATGAAATCAGAACTCCAATGAATACAGTAGTTGGAATGACTAACCTATTGCTTCAAAGCTCGCATTATCCTGAACAGAGAGATTATCTTAATGCTCTTAAGGCATCTTCGGACAATTTATTGGCCATTGTCAACGACATTCTAGATCTTTCTAAAATAGAATCCGGAAAAATCTTTTTTGAGCAAACAGATTTTTCTCTTCTTAATTTACTTGAAAATCTGAAGAAAACATTTGCCTTCAAAGCTGCTGAAAGGAATGTACTGATCACATTAAATGTGAGCAATGATATTCCCCTGTACCTCAAAGGCGATCCTTTCAGACTAAATCAAATACTGTTAAATCTGATTTCTAATTCAGTAAAATTTACTGAAGTGGGAACCATAGATATAATGGTAGATCTTATTGAATCCTCTCCCAAAGAAGTACAAATATTATTCACCATTAAAGACACAGGAATAGGAATACCAGAAGACAAGCTCTCTTTAATTTTCGAAAGCTTTACTCAGGCAGACCCTGATATATCCAGAAAATATGGAGGTACTGGTTTAGGTCTTACTATAACTAAAAAACTTATCGAGCTTCAGGGAGGAAATATAGGTGTGGAGAGTAAAGTTAAGGAAGGCTCAAAGTTCATCTTCAATCTGAAATTCGCCAGATCTCAAAAAACTAAAATTACAACGATACCTGAATCTTCCACTAATAAATATCAAGGCCTTGACCGTCTCAGACTTCTTGTTGTAGAAGACAATAAAATGAATCAGCTTGTAGTTCTTAAGTTCCTTGAAAAACAGAACATTCAAGTCGACATTGCAGAGAATGGCCCACAAGCCCTGGATCTTCTGAAAAAAAAGGAGTATGACCTAATACTTATGGACATACAAATGCCCGGAATGGATGGTTATCAGGTCAGTGAACAAATAAGAAAAGAATTCCCTGCACCTACAAACAGTACCCCAATTATAGCATTAACAGCTATGGCTTTGTCAGAAGTACAGGAAAAAATTAAAGTATATGGAATCAATGATTACATTTTAAAACCCTTTAGTCCTGACAATCTCTTTTCCAAAATAGTTGAAAATGCCGGCAATGTAATTAAATACACAACACCAATTAAAACTCTTCAACCAGTGATTACAAATCAAAAACACACTGACCTGTCTTATCTGATCAATGCATCTGATAATAATGCGGGATTCATTAAACAAATGATTGAGATCTTCCTTAAACAGACCCCCGACTTTTTACAAGAATTAAGGACCTTTCACGACAACCAGGACTGGGAGAACTTCAGAAAAGTAATGCATAAAATGAAGCCCACCATTAAGATGATGGGCATTAATGAATTGAACAAAGATGTTGAGTTTATTGAAACCTCAGTTAAGCAGCAACAGAATCTTTCAGAAGTATCTGCACACCTAACTACTATTGATACCGTTTGCAAGGCTTCCTTTCAAGAGCTACAGCTGGAACTGCAAAAGCTTGCGTGATAAAGCATCATCGCATTACTTCCAGCCAGCCCTTTATTTTCTTTTTATTAAGATCAACAATATAATAGTAAATTCCATCGGGGTATCCCACTGGGTTCCATGAAAAACCAGGGTCTTCAGATTTGAATACCCTGCTTCCCCACCTGTTAAAAATTTCTATTCCGTTAAAGTGATATTCACAGTTGCCTCCATATAAGTTTTCTACTATGAAAGTATCATTTTTATTATCACCGTTTGGTGTTATCAAATTCGTTGGCTCTGCATTATCTACAGTTGTTTCACTATCCTTTACTCTTAAAGTCAATGTATCATATACCTGATGGGAATGCACGCAACTACTGTCCTTTAACTTAAAAACAACATTAAACACACCCGGATTAAGTTCTCCGCAGTCCGGCATCCACAAGAGCGGATTGGCAATAGAATCCTTGCCATTTGTATTGGTGAAAAATATTCCCTTTTCCTCCAAGTCAAAGTCAAGACCTGTGGCTGATAAATACATATAATCTGCAGAATCCAGCCCTATTGCATTTATCTTATTGACAGATCCAGGGAAGACATCTATCGACTTACCTCCTGGATCAAATTGTAAAACAGGGGCCGGGTTCTCAGGAGGCGGAATGATTAAAACTTTTATATTAAGCGTATCTGTTCGAGGATGGGGACATCCATCGTCGCTTACTATAATATCCAGATCAAATAACTTTTCTTCCTCAATAAGTAATTTATCACATGGATTAAATACAAACTGGGCACGGACAGTGTCATTTACTCCAGGAGTTAATTGTTGAGGCCCGGGAGGTGTAAAGATATTAGTCGGAAGATTTGTAACGATCTTGGATATATGAATATTAGCCGGACGTTTCAAAATTGTTGTACTTGAGTCAGATAATAAAAGCTCAAAGGCCTTTATTTCATTCAATTTCACTACAAAAGTATCTCCTTTAAACTCAGTATCCGGCCCTTCAGGCTTTTCAATATCTACCTTTGGACCAAGGTTTAGAGGGCAAGTCTTTACCAGGAATTGATAATCACGTCTCACCTGCCCTATCTTTCTATTGTTCCTGTACTCATCAACTATCATAGAAACAACAAACAAAGTATTATCGCCTTCACTAGGATTCACCGATAAAACGCCATTGCGTGGGTTTACTTTTAGTGCAGGATTTCCATGAATCATATTTGAAGCACTATATCCTGATCTCCAGCTTATAGGATCATAAGGTGCAGGTTTAGGATCAGGCAATGCTTCTCCGTAAATACTCGCATGACCGTTTAAAGGCGTTACCAGAGTGTACACTAATGAATCACCATCAGGATCATAACCACCGAAGTTATATGTATTCATTTGGTTTCTGCAAAAGTAATCCGCTACTATATCTTCAAAAACAGGTGAAGAATTTACAAAGGGTCTCCCAGCTCTTTTTACTGCGGGAAACTCAAGATAAAAAACCTGACCAGCTTTATCAGGTTCCTGAATGTTTTGAATCACACCATTCCTACAACACCTTTCCCAGACAATATAATACCCTCCGGGGTCATCATAAATTTCAGGATCAAGAAAGATATTGGCTTTGTATTTAAGATTTAAAGTCTCCTGAACTCCTCGCTCCAGAAAGTCACATTCTTCAGTTGCATATTTAACCGTTTCATAATCAATATTCCTAACCAGTTCCTGCGAACCTATCAATGCATTATCTGATTTCCGGAAAATATTTGTTTTGATGGTAATATCAGCTTCCAATAACCCCGCTGCTGCATGGAGCTTATCGAAATAAAGTCTCATACTAAGTGTATAAGTATATCCCCGATAGTGGCGTAATTGGAATTCGCCTCCTACGATGTGGCTGGCGAAAAGTCTGGAACTGAGGAGGAGAATAAAAAATAGAAAATAGATCTTTTTCATACTCAAAATTAATATTTCTCGTCTAAAGACAAAGGATAATTCATTATTGTTTAATTTTGGATACCATGAGTAAAAAAGATAAACAATTTCGCTTTGAAAAAGTAACAATTGGCGAAATGGCAGCCGAGGGAAAATGCGTGGCACGAGTAAATGACAAGGTGATTTTCACCGAGTTTCTGGCACCTGGCGATGTAGCCGATCTGAGAATTTATAAAACAAAAAAAAGATTTGCATTCGCTAAGGCGGAACATATCTACGAATTTTCTTCTTCCCGAACCACTCCGGTTTGTGA is a window of Sporocytophaga myxococcoides DSM 11118 DNA encoding:
- a CDS encoding TolC family protein, producing MLDPIPLAASFGTGGGEVSGDVLVAKNIFQLPSSGDAGATISQLLFDGSYFVGLKAAKAYQSLAQKSIQQSRIQTVDNVTKAYYLVLITQERIMRLNSSIATLDSTVRQSRQMYANGFIEKIDLDRLEVSLNNLLSDKTKFDSGLDISKMLLKFQMGMPIEEPINASDTLALNSSESVLLKGTKANYNERIEYALLENQKILQNLDLKNVKAGYYPSISAFATGGYTRQDVKFVNLFQYKWYSYALLGVNMNIPIFDGFGKHYKGQQKKLELRKTENLMIALKNTIDMQVRQSEITVNNAIRTLEVQQKNMDLATNVSRVVKIKYAEGVGTNIEVTNAEDALRDAQTNYYNALYDLLVAQLDYKKALGTLVTE
- a CDS encoding TetR/AcrR family transcriptional regulator encodes the protein MKERIVKGAEEFFLSYGVKIITMDEIARNLGISKKTIYQYYKDKNELVCEVINNHLQERQQSYLHIADQAADPIDELIKLSEYIRDSFRNINSIILFEVERYFPKAYKSWVDHKEKCLKVYIIDILNKGKAQGLFRQDINVEMIARLRIEEIQLGFDIAVFPPLQFPIQELQIQFIDYFLHGICTLKGHKLINQYKKIQEED
- a CDS encoding response regulator, which encodes MFDLNSIKEPIFVLDSDGKLIEKNEAGNDKLTLFFKEGNLKKPLQHLFNLSLKENTSKGIQLWDNSNYLISFQRVNENRLIAQFSLLPKEITESHFSKQKINFQEIIDNLPLNLYLKNPLGEIIYINPYFQKSKSGLNKNFLGLTVIDYMDKETARKIQAEEKEIWRTGHPRMTEKNMIIDGQSKSFLIGKVPAEFPDLGKVLLCYSIDITEQKETSETLKKEKELAEASSKAKEQFISVISHEIRTPMNTVVGMTNLLLQSSHYPEQRDYLNALKASSDNLLAIVNDILDLSKIESGKIFFEQTDFSLLNLLENLKKTFAFKAAERNVLITLNVSNDIPLYLKGDPFRLNQILLNLISNSVKFTEVGTIDIMVDLIESSPKEVQILFTIKDTGIGIPEDKLSLIFESFTQADPDISRKYGGTGLGLTITKKLIELQGGNIGVESKVKEGSKFIFNLKFARSQKTKITTIPESSTNKYQGLDRLRLLVVEDNKMNQLVVLKFLEKQNIQVDIAENGPQALDLLKKKEYDLILMDIQMPGMDGYQVSEQIRKEFPAPTNSTPIIALTAMALSEVQEKIKVYGINDYILKPFSPDNLFSKIVENAGNVIKYTTPIKTLQPVITNQKHTDLSYLINASDNNAGFIKQMIEIFLKQTPDFLQELRTFHDNQDWENFRKVMHKMKPTIKMMGINELNKDVEFIETSVKQQQNLSEVSAHLTTIDTVCKASFQELQLELQKLA
- a CDS encoding gliding motility-associated C-terminal domain-containing protein → MKKIYFLFFILLLSSRLFASHIVGGEFQLRHYRGYTYTLSMRLYFDKLHAAAGLLEADITIKTNIFRKSDNALIGSQELVRNIDYETVKYATEECDFLERGVQETLNLKYKANIFLDPEIYDDPGGYYIVWERCCRNGVIQNIQEPDKAGQVFYLEFPAVKRAGRPFVNSSPVFEDIVADYFCRNQMNTYNFGGYDPDGDSLVYTLVTPLNGHASIYGEALPDPKPAPYDPISWRSGYSASNMIHGNPALKVNPRNGVLSVNPSEGDNTLFVVSMIVDEYRNNRKIGQVRRDYQFLVKTCPLNLGPKVDIEKPEGPDTEFKGDTFVVKLNEIKAFELLLSDSSTTILKRPANIHISKIVTNLPTNIFTPPGPQQLTPGVNDTVRAQFVFNPCDKLLIEEEKLFDLDIIVSDDGCPHPRTDTLNIKVLIIPPPENPAPVLQFDPGGKSIDVFPGSVNKINAIGLDSADYMYLSATGLDFDLEEKGIFFTNTNGKDSIANPLLWMPDCGELNPGVFNVVFKLKDSSCVHSHQVYDTLTLRVKDSETTVDNAEPTNLITPNGDNKNDTFIVENLYGGNCEYHFNGIEIFNRWGSRVFKSEDPGFSWNPVGYPDGIYYYIVDLNKKKIKGWLEVMR